Sequence from the Enhydrobacter sp. genome:
TGCGCGGCGCTTCTTCCAGATCGCGGGCAAGCAGCGGGGCAAGCCGTCGGACGGCACGCTCTCCGTCGCCAGCATCGACGTCGGCGGCGGCACCACCGATCTCATCATCAACAACTACCGCCTCGAGGGCGCCGGCACGTCGGTGACGCTGTTCCCGGAGCAGAGGTTCCGTGAGGGCTTCAGCGTCGCGGGCGACGATATCCTCCTGCGCGTCGTGCAGGGCCACGTCCTGCCGCCGATCGAGACGGCGATGCGCGCCGCCGGCATCTCCAACCCCGCCGATCTGATGGCCGAGCTGGTGGGTGGCGACCGCGGCGGCGAGGACATCATCCAGCGCAACCTGCGCCAGCAGTTCGCGCTCCAGATCGCCCATCCGATCGCCCTCGAGTTCCTGCGCGCCGCCGAAACCTACGACCCGGCCTCCGGTGTCGTCGCCGCCGAGCCGCGCTCCTACGAGTCTTTCTTCCCGGGTGGCACACGACCGTCTGCCGAAGTCGTCACCTTCGTCAACGAGGCGGCGCGCAAGCGCGGCGCCCGCGACTTCGATCTTCGCCAGACGACCTTCCCCATCGACCTGCCGGCACTCGACAAGACCGTGCGCGCGGAAATGGCGCGCGTGCTGGCGCCGCTTGCCGAGATCGTCCATGCCTACGATTGCGACATCCTGCTGCTCTCCGGCCGGCCGTCGCGCCTGCCGGGCATCCGCGCGCTGCTGATGGAGCTGCTGCCGCTGCCGCCCGAGCGGGTGATCGCCTTGCACGAGTATCGCGTCGGCGCCTGGTATCCGTTTCGCGACGCCCGCCTGCGCGTGGAGGATCCCAAGACCACCGTTGCCGTCGGCGCCATGATCGCCGCCCTCGCCCAGTCGCAGCTGCCCGACTTCTCGTTCCGCTCGGACCTGTTGCGCTCGCGCAGCATCGCCCGATACATCGGCAAGCTCGATGGCGGCGGCCGCCTGCAGCGCGAGGACCTCGTCTATCGCGACGTCGACCTCGACGACCGCGAATACGAACTGCCGGAAGTCTCCTTCGAGTTCCGCGGCCCCATGTGGCTCGGCGCCCGCCAACTCGACCTGGTGCGCTGGCCTGCGGCGCGCCTCTATGCGCTGGAGTTCGCCAAGCCGGAGCATGCCGAGCGGCACGCCCGCGAGACGCCATTCAAGGTGGCGCTGGCGCGTGTGAAGCCCAAGGACAAGGACTCCGGCGATGTCGAGCGCTTCCGACTGCGTCAGGTGACCAACCGCGACGGCCGCGCAGTGGCGCTCGACCGCCTCACTCTTCGCCTGCAGACCCTGCCGCGCCGCGAGGGTTACTGGCTCGACACGGGCATGCTGAAAACCGGTTGATGGACATGGATACAGTCGATCTCAAGCTGGCTCAGGACTGCGAGGCGCTGGCCGTCGCCGCGAGCGAGGGCGTGGGCTGGCTGAAGGGCGCGGCGACCTCGTCGCCGACCGTCGCGCAACAGGCGCCGTCGCTGATCAGCGAACTGCAGAAGGTGCGCAACCAGAGCCGGAAGCTGGCGCGCGCAGCGCGCCGGCGCATGTGCGTCGGCGTGTTCGGCCCCAGCCAGGCCGGCAAGTCCTACCTGGTATCCATTCTCGCCAGCCGCGACGGTCGTCCGCTGCAGGCGCGCTTCGCCGACAAGACGTACGATTTCCTGCGCGACATCAATCCGCCCGGCAATCGCGAATCGACCGGCCTCGTCACCCGCTTCGGCCTGGGGCTGAGCGACGTCTCGCCCGACTTTCCCGTGCGCGTGCGGCTGCTGACCCAGACCGACATCGTCAAGATCCTCGGCAACTCCTTCCTGCTCGACTTCGACCACCAGAAGGCGACGTTCGAGCGGCCCGACGGCGAGGCGATCCGCAAGCGCCTGGCCGAGCTGCGCGCCAGGATGCTGCCGGCGCCCCAGGGCGATCTGGATTCCGACGACGTGCTCGACCTGATCGAGTACTTCGACACTTTCTTCGCCGGCATCACCGCCGAGCTCCGGACCGACTTCTGGCGCGAGGCGATCGAGCTGGCGCCACGGCTGAGCGGCCACGACCGCGCCCGGCTGTGGTCCCTCCTCTGGTACGACTTCCAACCTTTCACCGACCTCTATCTCACGCTCTACGAGGGCCTGCAGAAGCTTGCCTTCGCACCCGAGGCGCTGCTCGGCATGGACGCCTTGATCCCGCGCGAGAAGAGCATCATCGACGTGCTCACCCTCGACCGGCTCGGCGCGGATTCTTCCGATGCGCTGCTGGTGCGCCCGCGACAGGCGGACCGCCGCAATGCGCCCGATGCGCGCTTGCCACGCTCGCTCGTCTGCGCCCTCACCGCCGAGCTCAGCGTCGCCATCGACGAGAAGCCGTGGGACTTCTTCGACCACACCGACCTGCTCGATTTCCCCGGGGCCCGCTCCCGCCTCAAGCTCGCCAACCTCGGCGACGTCGCCAAGGCCAAAGGCGTCTCCGAGGGCGCCAACCCGCTGCGCGAGCTGCTGCTGCGCGGCAAGGTCGCCTATCTCTTCCAGCGATATTCGGCGGAGCGCGAGCTCAGTGCCATGCTGCTCTGCATCCCCGACGGCAACCAGGAGGTCCGCGACCTTTCCGACATGATGACGGCCTGGATCGACCAGACGATCGGCGCCACGCCAACGGAACGCGCCAAACAGAAGAACGCGCTGTTCCTGGTGCTGACCAAGATGGACCGCGAGTTCGAGCAGAAGGCCGGCGAGACCGAGGAATCGCGCAAGCTGCGCTGGTCGGCGCGGCTCAACAACTCGCTGGTCAACAACTTCCGGGGCGAATGGCCGACCAACTGGAACGGACAGCCCTTCAACAACACGTTTTGGCTGCGCAATCCAACCGTCATCGACGAGCGGCTGATGGACTATCGTGACGGCCGCGAGATCGGCATCGCGGAGGCCTTCGCCGGGCGCGCCCTGGAGCTGCGCGAGCAGTTCCTCGCCAATGACGAGGTGCGGCGGCACGTCGCCCAGCCGGCGCGCGCCTGGGACGAGGCCTTCAAGGCCAACGACGGCGGCGTCTCCTATCTGGTGCAGAGCCTCATCCCGGTCTGCGACCCGGCGATCAAGCGCGCCCAGGTGCGCGGGCAGCTCGAGGTCCAGATCAGGCGCCTGGTCGACCGCCTGGCCGGCTTCCACAGCGCCTCCGACGGCGACGCTCGCGCCAACAAGCGCGAGCTCGTGCAGACGGTCCTGCGCGGCCTCGCCTCCTGCATCCAGCATCAGCTCTTCGGCGAGCTGGTCGCGGCGCTTCAGGTCGCGGACTCGGCGCTGCGCGACATCTACTTCCGCATCGCCACCGCCCGGGCCGGCGAGGAACCGGCGGGCCGCGGCGTCAAGGCGGCGGCGCCGGTCGGCCAGTCCTCGACCGGCGCCGCAGTCGATCTCGGCGCGATCTTCGCCGATGTCTTCGGCGAGGACGAGGGGCGGGCCGTGCCATCACCCTCGGGCATCCTCGAGGATCGCGCCGAACGCTTCGCCCGAGAAGCGGCCGAGTACTGGCTGGAGAACATGCGCCGCCTCGGCGCCGACGAGAAGGCACTGTCGCATTTCGGTGTCGACCGCCAGCATCTCGGCTGGTTGGTCGACGAACTGGTGGTGGGCGCGCATCGCCTGAAGCTGATCGACCGGCTCTCGTCCGACGTGCGCGCCCTCGAGAACGCCGCCAACGCCAAGTGGGAGGACGTCGCCGAGCGCCAGGTGCGCACCGCGGCTTCGGCACTCAACGGCTATGTCAGCGCGCTGGGCTTCGATCGCCTGCCGCTCGACCAGCGCCCAGGCCTGCCGCCACACGCGCCGACCCGGCGGGTCTTCCAGAGCCCGCCAACGCCCGATGGCGCACCCGTGCTGAGCGAAGAGCCGACGTCGATCTATGCCGACTACTGCAAGGACTGGATGCGAGCCTTCCTGCAGCTCGCGATGGACAATGTCGGCTACGAGGGCGGACGCGAGATCACCGCCGAGCAGAACGAGCGACTGGGGACGATCCTGCGCGCCGTTCCGGCCTGAGATCGCGGTCCATCGTGCGCGCTTCCGTTCACCCCCTGTCCAACCCCGGCCACGCTGTCCTGCGCGTTACCGAGATCGATGCCGCGCCGCAAGGGTTGGCCTTGTCGATCCAGCGCCAGCAGGGGCCGGACTCGCATCTCGCCGACGACGGCTGGCGCCGCACCGAGACCTGGCTGGTGCCGTCGCGGGTCAAGCGCAGCGGCACCGTGCTGGAATTCGAACTCGGGCCCGAAATCTGCGACCGGCTGGCTGGCGTCGCGACTGTTCGCTTGCGGATCCGGGAGCCCGACATCGGGGTGGTCGGAACGACGGTCGTCGCATGGCCACCGATGCTGACATCGGGTGCGGCGCATCACGGAGCCGATGACGACGACAACGTCGTTCGCTTGCGACGCGCTCTCGGGCCCGTCCGTGAAGAGGCCGCGCCCACGGAACCGCCACCCGCCCCGGCACCGCAGCCCGACCCGCCGTTGCGCGCGCTACGCGACCCGCCAACGCAGCCGCGCAACGTCGGCACCTGGGCATTCTATGGCGCTCTGCTCCTGGTGATCGTCGCCGGCGGTGCCTACGCCTACTGGCACTTCATGCGCGGCGAGGAGGCTCGGCCCGTCGCTGCCGCGCCGGCGCTGCCGCAGCCCGCACCAACCGCAGCCGCCGCATCGGGAAAGAAGTCGATCCGCGAAGTGACGGCGGAGTACTTCGCGACCAACCCCGGCCCCGAGGCCATGGTCGCGACCGCAAAGGCCTATGTGCAGGCCAACGATCTCGAGGGCGCCTTCCTCGTCTGGCGACGCGCCGCCGAAGCGGGCCATCCGGACGCACAGCTCGCGCTCGGCGAGTTCTACGATCCACTGGTCCAGCCGCCGAAGGCCGGCTTCACGCCGGACGGCCGTCGCGCCGTCGAATGGTACGAGCGTGCGGCACTGGCCGGCTCGGCCGAAGCGCAGCGCAAGGTCGGCCTCCTGCTGGCGAAGGGCGGCGCCGGCCTTTCCGCCGATACGGCCAAAGCGCGGACATGGCTGCAGCAGGCGGCGGCACAGAACGACGTCGATGCCCGGAAGGCCCTCGACTCGCTGCCCAAGTAGGCGGTCCTGGCGTTAGAGCGCCATACGGCTGTGCAGATCGAACATGATCCAGAAGCTGCCACCGACCATGATGAAGATCAGCAGGACGGTGAAGACGAGCGCCAGCAGGTTCTCGCGCGGCGTGGTCGTGAACTCGATGTGCAGGAAGAAGTGCAGATGGACCAGCACCTGCAGGACGGCGGCAATGCCGATCACGAGCAGCGTGCTCTGGGCCGGCAGGGCATGCGTGGCGACCAGCCAGAACGGGATGGCACTCAGCACCACGGCGAGCGCGAAGCCGATGAGGTAGGAGCGCAGCGCGTGGCGATCCATCAGACGAGCCCCGGCAGGTAGACGATGGAAAAGATGCCGACCCAGGCGATGTCGAGGAAGTGCCAGAACAGGCCAAGCCGCAGGAGTCGCGCCACGACCGGCACGGTGAGACCCTTGGCCTTGACCTGCGCCGCCATCACCAGAATCCAAAGCAGACCCATACTGACATGCACGCCGTGCGTGCCCACCAGGGTAAAGAAGGCCGAAAGAAATCCGCTGCGATCCGGACCCGCCCCCTGGGCGATCAGGCCCGCGAACTCGCGCACCTCGAGAACGACGAAGCCCAATCCGAGCAGGAAGGTGATGCCGAGCCAGAGCAGCACCCCGTCCGATCGGCCGGCGCGCGCCGACAGGCTGGCGAAGCCGAAGGTCATGCTGGAGACCAGCAGCAGGGCCGTCTCGACGGCTGCATTGCCGAGATCGAACAGTTCCCTGCCCGTCGGCCCGCCCGCCGTGCCGGGGATCATGATGGCATAGGTGGCGAACAGCAGCGCGAAAATGACCGCATCGCTCATGAGATAGAGCCAGAAGCCGAACGCGCGCTGCTCCTGCGTCTCCCTCTCCTCGCGCTCGTGGGCGGACAGCACGGCCGTGCTCATGACGGCCGCCCCATGGCGCGGAAACGCTCATCCTCGATCCTTTCGACCTCGGCCGCCGGGAGCGTGAACTCGGTGTCGTCGTCGGAGACGCGCAGGACCACCGCGGCGAACATCGCGAGCGCGCTCGCGACCGCCAGCCACCAGATGTGCCACACGATGGCAAAACCCAGCACGAAGGCGAGGCCGCCCAGCCCGACGGCAACCGCCGTGTTGGTCGGAAGGCGGATGTCCTCGTAGGCGGCCGGCCGCTTGTAGGGCACTCCCCTCTCCTTCATCAGCAGGAAAGGCTCGCGGTCGGTGACCGGCGGAAGAGCGGCGAAGTTGTAGGCGGGCGGCGGCGAGGCGGTGGCCCATTCGAGCGTGCGCCCGTCGTGCGGATCGCCCGTCAGGTCGCGTGTCAGCGCACGGTCGCGAATCGACACGAAGAGCTGCATCATCATGCAGCCGATGCCCATCGCGACGACGACGGCACCGAACGCCGCCACCATCAGGTAGGGCTGCCAGGACGGATCGTTGTAGGTCTCCATGCGCCGCGGCATGCCCTTCAGGCCGAGCAGGTAGAGCGGCATGAAGGCGAGATAGAAACCCACAATCCAGCACCAGAAGGAGCGGACGCCCCACTTGCGGTCGAGAGCGAAGCCGAATGCCTTGGGGAACCAGTACATGTAGCCGGCGAGATAACCGAACAGCACGCCCGGGATGATCATGTTGTGGAAGTGCGCGACCAGGAAGGTCGTGTTGTGCATCAGGTAGTCGGCCGGCGGAATCGCCAGCAGCACACCGGTCATGCCGCCGATCACGAACGTCACCATGAAGCCGATGCTCCACATCATCGACGGATGGAAGTCGATGCGGCCACGATACATCGTCAGCAGCCAGTTGAAGACCTTCACGCCGGTCGGCACGGCGATCACCATCGTCGCCACGCCGAAGACGGCGTTGACGTTGGCGCTCGAGCCCATGGTGAAGAAGTGGTGCAGCCAGACGGTGAAGGACAGGACGGCGATGGCCGCCGTGGCATAGACCAGCGATGCGTAGCCGAACAGGCGCTTGCGCGAGAAGGTCGCCACCACCTCGGAGAACACGCCGAACGCCGGCAGGATCAGGATGTAGACCTCCGGATGGCCCCAGATCCAGAACAGGTTGGCGTAGTTCATCATGTTGCCGCCATGCGCGTTCGTGAAGAAGTGCATGTCGGCAACCCGGTCGAGCGCGAGCAGCCCGCAGGCCACGGTGATGGCCGGGAAGGCGAAGATCATCAGCACGGAAGCGCAGAGCGCCGTCCACACGAAGGGCGTCATGCGCATCAACGTCATGCCCGGCGCTCGGCGCTTCAGGATGGTGACGACGAAATTGATGCCCGACATCGTCGAGCCGACACCGCTGATCAGGATCGCCCATATCCAGTAGTCGACGCCGACGCCGGGGTTGTGCTCGATGCCCGAATACGGCGGATAGCCCGTCCAGCCCGCGGTCGAGAACTTGCCGATCACCAGCGAGACCATGACGAGGCCCGCACCGGCCGCACTCAGCCACAGGCTGACGGCATTGAGGAAGGGAAAGGCCACGTCCCGCGTGCCGATCTGCAACGGCATGATGACGTTGATCAGACCGGTCATGAACGGCATCGCCATGAAGAAGATCATGATCGTGCCGTGCGACGAGAAGATCTGGTCGAAATGCTCGGGTGGCAGGTAGCCGCCCGAATCGAGCGCGAAGGCCTGCTGTGCCCGCATCATGATGGCGTCGACGAAGCCGCGCAGCAGCATGATCAGCGCCAGGACGATGTACATGACGCCGATGCGCTTGTGGTCGACGCTGGTCAGCCACTCCGTCCACAGATACTTCCAGGCCTTGAGCCAAGTGAGCACGACGGCCACCAGAAGGGCGCCGCCGACCGTGACCGCGGCGCCGCCGGCGGCAATGGCACTGTAGAGAGGCAGGGCATCCAGGGTGAGCTTGCCGAACATGACGTCTATCTCCGCGGCGCGGCGGCACCGCCGTGCGCGTGGTGGCCGTGCGGGCCCGAGTAGCGGGCGATGATCGATTCGTAGAGGCCGGGCTCGACTCCGCCATAGTATGCGACCGGATTGCGTCGGCTCTTGGCGGCAAGCGCTGCATAGGTGCCGGCATCGAGCCTCGCCGGCGCCTGTTTGGCGCGCGTCACCCACGCATCGTAGTCGGCCTGGGAAAGCGACACGACCTCGAAATGCTGGTCGGAGTAGCCGCTCCCGGAGTACTGGCTGTTACGCCCGACGAACTTCCCGGGCTGGTCGGCAAGCATCTGCAGCCGCGTCTGCATGCCGGCCATGGCGTAGATCTGGCCGGCAAGCTGTGGCACGTAGAAGGAGTTCATCACCGTGTCGGAGGTGATGCGCAGGCTCACCGGGCGACCGGCGGGGAAGGCGAGCTGGTTGACGGAAGCGATCCCCTGCTCGGGATAGATGAACAGCCACTTCCAATCCTGCGCGACGACCTGGACCTCAAGCGCCGTGCCGGCGCCCTCGATCGGCCGGTAGGGATCGAGCTTGTGCGTGCTGCGCCAGAGCAGCACGCCGAGCGCGATCACGATCAGCGCCGGGATCAGCCAGACGACGGCATCGACCCGCACCGACTCCGACCAGCTCGGCGCATATGCAGCTTGGGTGTTTGAGGCCCGGTAGCGCCAGGCGAACCACAAAGTGAGCACGATGACCGGTACGACGACGATCAGCATGACATAGAAGGCGTCGAACAACAGGTCGCGTTCGGCGAGTGCGATCGGGCCCTTGGGGTCGAGCACCGCGGAATGCCTGAGATCGCATCCCGCAACCACGACGGCCGCGGCGATGGCCAGCCCGGCTCTCGCAACCGCCCGTCGCCATCCGATCAAGCCCGTTCTCCCCCGTTTCGACCTATCGACGTCTCAACGGCAGATTGGGGCCACGCCTGGAGTCGGGCAACGATTTCTTTTTGAGACGCCTCCGGCTAGATTCTCTGTCCCGAACCGCTGGGAGGAGAGACGGGCGGCGGCGCGGGTCGGCCTCGGGGATCCTTGATCGTGCAGACGTCGGCTTTGAGGCGCTCTTTCAACACAGCGATCTGATCCTCGATCTGCTTGTTGGCGGCCTTCTGCTTCTCGATCTGGTCTTCCATCGCCTTGACCTGCTGGGAGTCGGGTCCCGGCGGCGCAGGCGGCGGCAATGGCGCAGGCAGGGTCACCGCGACATTGACGATCGGTCGATAGAACAGGTACCAGCCGAGTCCGAGACCGGCGGCGACCAGCAGGAAGCCGCCGAGGAGACCGCCCAGAATCCACGGCCATCTCGGTCTTTCGCGCGCGTCTTGCGGGGTCGGGTCTGACATGGTTATCGCTCTATTAAAGCAGCAAACGCCGGCCGAGCGGCGGAATTAGGGCGAAAGGCCGGCCTTGTGCGGTCGGCGACGATGATTAAGTGTATATGCACAGACAAGGAGTGTCCCATGACGGCCTGCATCGTCGGATGGTCCCACGGCAAATTCGGCAAGCTCGATGGCGAGACCAGTGAATCGCTGATCGTCAAGGCCGCCAGCGAGGCCATCGCCCACGCCGGCATCGCGCCCGGGGACATCGACGTCATCTATGTCGGCAACATGAACGGCGGCTTCGTGCGCCAGGAGTTCCACTCCTCGCTCGCGCTGCAGACCCATCCCGACCTGCGCTTCAAGCCCTCGACGCGCGTCGAGAACGCCTGCGCGACCGGCTCGGCCGCGATCCACATGGGCTTGAACACGCTCGCCGCCAAGAAGGCGCGCTTCGTGCTGGTGGTCGGGGTCGAGAAGATGACCGAACTCAACTCGGCGCAGGCCGGCGAGGTGCTGATCAAGGCCTCCTATGTCGCGGAGGAGGCGACCATCGAGGCAGGCTTCGCCGGCATCTTCGGCAAGATCACCTCGGCTTACTTCCAGCGCTACGGTGACAAGTCCGATGCGCTGGCCAAGATCGCGGTCAAGGCGCACAAGAACGGCGCCAAGAACCCCTTCGCGCACTTCCAGAAGGAGTTCGCCTACGAGTTCTGCCGCAACCCCTCGGACAAGAACCCGTTCGTGGCGGGACCGCTCAAGCGGACCGACTGCTCGCCGGTCACCGACGGCGCGGCAGCCGTCGTGCTGGCCGATGTCTCGACCGCACTCGGCATGAAACACGCCATCGCCTTCCGCGCCGCCGAGCACGTCAACGACTTCCTGCCGATGAGCAAGCGCGACATCGTCAAGTTCGAGGGACCGCAGCTCGCCTGGAAGCGCGCACTCGCCGAAGCCAAGCTCGACCTGCTCGACCTCTCGTTCGTGGAGACGCACGACTGTTTCACGTCGGCCGAGCTGATCGAATACGAAGCGATGGGCCTGACGGCGCCCGGCGAAGGCGAACGCGCCATCCTCGAAGGCTGGGTCGAGCGCGACGGCAAGCTGCCGATCAATGTCTCGGGCGGACTCAAGGCCAAGGGCCATCCCGTCGGCGCGACGGGCGTCAGTATGCACGTCATGGCGGCCATGCAGCTCGCGGGCGCAGCGCCCGAGGGCCTGCAGCTTCCAAAGGCCAGGATGGGCGGCGTGTTCAACATGGGCGGTGCCGCCGTGGCCAACTATGTGAGCATCCTGGAACCGCTGCGGTAGCTACTAGCCTATTGCTAATTGCGATCCAGCCCGAGTTCCTTGATCAGGTCTTGCGCGCGACGCAAGCGATCCTCCGTAGCTTTGAGGGGTTTTCGTTCGCGCACCTCGTCAACGAAGTCCTTTTCGTAACCGTTGTTCCGCAGAAAGACCATTGTAGCCGCCAACTCCAGAACGACATCTGACACAGAGGCCATAGACGTAAGGGCCGCCTTCGCCCTGTCCTGCGATAAATTCCCGAGCGCCTTGGGCTGCTTCTCTTTTGATGAGTACACTACATAAGTAACGTCCCGAGCGCCCGAACGCCTTTCATCGGCCTCGAAGTCATACAGTAGCGTTGCCATTTCGGCAGCCGACGCAACGTCCTCCGAATATGGACCATAATGATGGTAGTCGAACTCCGCATCAGAGTTCATACCGAGCTGATCAAGCAGATAAAAAGTCTTCTGGAGTCGCGTTTTGCCAACAAGCTTTTTATCAGCGTTCAGAGTGACGATTTCAGTCACTAGCTTTTCGGTATTCATTGTGTGACCCCCGTCCAGATCTTTTCGAGCTTCGCCAACTGTTCGGCATCTGAAACATACAAACGATAAAACTGCTCTCGCTCTGTGAGCGTCTTTATGACCGGCGACAGGATTTCAATACCGGTCGGTTGAGCATCAGACTCGTGTTCCTTCACGAGTACTTTGCTAAGCGCCGATGGACTATCGAAGTCGTAGGCCTTGTATGGGCTCAGCGCGTAGTCGTCTTCCAAGTAGGAAATGCCACCAGCATCGCGAAGAGCTTTCTTGAAGCGAAGACGAATATTTCCAGGCGGCTTCCCGCCAAGTTTCTCTGCGACGTCGAAGCATTTGTATAGACAACGATTCCGAAGGCGAGCGGCCAATTCTGCGATTTCTCCATCAAGCTCGTCCGCCATGCGGCCTAGTTCCGTCCAAATCACAGAATCATCCAAGCCGAGATATGCTTTGAGTTCTGGATTGGTGGTGGAGAAGAATTTGAGAAGCTGGCTGCCTGGAAAATTTGAAGAGTCGATCTTTCCCTCTCGTATTTGAGTACTGAACATTCGAAGGAGATGCTCGAGGATTTTCTCAGCACCACGGGTCGTCTTATGCATATAGACCATGATGTAAAGCCGATGCCGGGCCTCGATGTACTCTTCGGCAACCCGACGTCCTTTCGGACTTAAATACAAACAATCTGCATCGAAAGGATCATCGGTACCCACAGTGACCTTTCCAACTCTCAGACAATCGAATAGCCAATCCTGATCAAGATGACCGAACTGGACACCTGTCATCCGTCTATCTCGCTGAAGATAATCGAGTCGATCAGCGTCAAATTGACTGGAAACAATTGTCGCGAAAATGTCCTTCGGCTCCTCTTCCTTGAGAAGCCGCGCGATGTGGTCCGCAATTTTCGAATCTACGGCATTAAGAATTGCGTGGACCTCGGTATCGCCGAGAATGATGTCGGCGCTCCAATCCTCGTGATCTTTCCCCATTCCTGCTTTCGCCGTGGCGCCCTCAAACGCGTGACTGAACGGGCCATGACCCACGTCGTGAAGTAGCGCCGCGAGCAGGACGACCTGGCGGCGATATGCGTCGATCTTTTCTACTTGTCCCTCGATGAGGCGCACGAGATTGCGCGCCGTGTGATACACCCCGATCGAGTGAGCAAGTCGGCTGTGAGTCGCTCCGGGATAAACCAAGTCAGAGAATCCTAACTGTCGAATCCTGCGGAGCCTTTGCATCTCCCGAGAATTCAAAAGCCGCCACGCTATCTGATCGACGTCATCATTCCCTTTGAAGACAATCAGGCCAGATGACGTAAAGAATCTTTCGCAGAATTGGGCGGTGGCTCCCGCTCTGGTTAAGTTGGCGTTGCGAGAC
This genomic interval carries:
- a CDS encoding HD domain-containing protein, encoding MLNWLRRSSRNANLTRAGATAQFCERFFTSSGLIVFKGNDDVDQIAWRLLNSREMQRLRRIRQLGFSDLVYPGATHSRLAHSIGVYHTARNLVRLIEGQVEKIDAYRRQVVLLAALLHDVGHGPFSHAFEGATAKAGMGKDHEDWSADIILGDTEVHAILNAVDSKIADHIARLLKEEEPKDIFATIVSSQFDADRLDYLQRDRRMTGVQFGHLDQDWLFDCLRVGKVTVGTDDPFDADCLYLSPKGRRVAEEYIEARHRLYIMVYMHKTTRGAEKILEHLLRMFSTQIREGKIDSSNFPGSQLLKFFSTTNPELKAYLGLDDSVIWTELGRMADELDGEIAELAARLRNRCLYKCFDVAEKLGGKPPGNIRLRFKKALRDAGGISYLEDDYALSPYKAYDFDSPSALSKVLVKEHESDAQPTGIEILSPVIKTLTEREQFYRLYVSDAEQLAKLEKIWTGVTQ